Proteins co-encoded in one Sebastes fasciatus isolate fSebFas1 chromosome 11, fSebFas1.pri, whole genome shotgun sequence genomic window:
- the LOC141776890 gene encoding nucleolin-like isoform X2, with protein MAKTEATRRSKRQSKVVTSEVVEEEDNVKTEGQTETVSPSEPIVGTSEDAPKEDQDEQDSQMDPVIEVKGSTTTVTVSWDDKNKEGEVDDAEKRTDASDQMMDSEPTQIISSADAVGSTEDAPSESAETKKELEMQESGESPMETVAGSTATVTETLEKNDEGESGDVKKETNGGEQKIVEKKPVKGKRKAPSTVETPPSKKTKLINDGFCLYVGNLNNSKTFDEVKDSLANYFMAQSLLVQNIRLDRSKKHAYVDVASEMDLTKGLTLNGEMMHDKPLKIAKAKVKSEVKVKVKDPVEDKKAKDERCLFLKNVPYEATKEDIQKIFPEAVGVRFPGGTESPKKGIAFVEFKKKAFAKKELQRKQGVEIQGRILIVDFVGETNKATNTKASSNNTLFVSNLPFAMKEKTLMKHFQKAVSISVPKHQGQSRGFAFVEFAAAADAEKALQASKNKIIFKRAVKVQFCKMGAKSVVTKVSKTLIVMGLAEKTTAETLKSAFEGAVRARVTVDRETGDPKGFGFVDFESEDKCKAVKEAMEDCEIDGNKVTVAFAKPEGIKDPESPAKPPVAPGGPPAAQGAGKGGRKGKSGKRKRRGKGRGAGTPQDAVKEVEIKG; from the exons ATGGCAAAGACAGAA GCTACAAGACGTAGTAAAAGACAAAGCAAAGTTGTCACCAGTGAAGTTGTAGAAGAAGAGGACAACGTTAAAACTG AAGGACAGACTGAGACTGTGTCTCCAAGTGAACCAATAGTGGGAACATCAGAGGATGCTCCGAAGGAGGACCAAGATGAACAAG ATTCTCAGATGGACCCTGTCATTGAAGTAAAAGGAAGTACGACAACTGTGACTGTATCATGGGATGACAAGAACAAGGAAGGAGAAGTTGATGATGCAGAGAAGAGAACTGATGCAAGTGATCAGATGATGGATAGTG AACCGACTCAGATCATCTCCTCAGCTGATGCAGTCGGCTCCACAGAGGACGCTCCCAGTGAGAGTGCAGAGACAAAGAAGGAGCTAGAGATGCAAGAATCTGGAG AATCTCCGATGGAGACTGTCGCTGGAAGTACAGCCACAGTAACTGAAACCCTGGAGAAGAACGATGAGGGAGAGAGCGGTGATGTTAAAAAGGAAACCAACGGAGGCGAACAAAAGATTGTTGAAAAGAAACCAG TGAAAGGGAAACGGAAGGCGCCCTCTACTGTTGAGACCCCCCCGTCAAAGAAAACTAAGCTCATCAACGATG GATTTTGTCTTTATGTTGGCAACCTGAACAACTCCAAAACATTTGATGAAGTCAAGGATTCATTGGCAAATTACTTCATGGCACAAAGTCTCCTGGTTCAAAACATCCGATTAGACCGGTCCAA AAAACATGCATATGTAGATGTGGCCTCAGAGATGGACCTGACCAAAGGCTTGACGTTAAATGGAGAAATGATGCATGATAAGCCACTGAAGATCGCCAAAGCAAAGGTCAAAAGTGAGGTCAAGGTGAAGGTGAAAGATCCAGTGGAAGACAAAAAAG CCAAAGATGAAAGATGTTTGTTTCTGAAGAACGTCCCGTACGAAGCAACAAAAGAAGACATTCAGAAAATCTTCCCCGAGGCCGTCGGCGTCAGGTTTCCTGGTGGAACTGAAAGCCCGAAGAAAGG CATTGCCTTTgtggagtttaaaaaaaaagcttttgctAAAAAAGAACTGCAGCGAAAACAAGGAGTCGAGATCCAAGGCCGGATTTTGATTGTCGACTTCGTCGGAGAAACTAACAAAGCTACCAACACAAAAG CTTCTTCAAATAACACCTTATTTGTGAGCAATTTGCCTTTTGCTATGAAAGAAAAAACCCTCATGAAACACTTTCAGAAAGCCGTTAGTATCAGCGTACCTAAACACCAAGGCCAATCAAGAGG GTTTGCATTTGTTGAGTTTGCAGCTGCGGCAGATGCTGAAAAGGCCTTGCAGGCATCCAAAAACAAGATCATCTTCAAAAGGGCGGTCAAAGTACAGTTCTGCAAAATGGGAGCAAAATCAGTGGTGACAAAAG TTTCAAAAACACTGATCGTGATGGGCCTCGCCGAGAAGACGACGGCAGAGACTCTTAAAAGTGCGTTTGAAGGGGCTGTCAGAGCGAGAGTCACTGTAGATAGAGAGACAGGAGATCCAAAAGG GTTTGGTTTTGTGGACTTTGAGAGTGAAGACAAGTGCAAAGCTGTCAAAGAAGCCATGGAGGACTGTGAGATAGACGGCAACAAAGTGACTGTGGCTTTTGCAAAACCAGAGGGCATAAAAGATCCAGAAAGCCCCGCCAAGCCACCTGTAGCACCCGGTGGACCGCCTGCCGCTCAGGGGGCTGGCAAAGGAGGGCGTAAGGGCAAAAGTGGAAAACGCAAAAGAAGAG GTAAAGGACGTGGAGCTGGCACGCCACAGGATGCTGTTAAGGAAGTGGAAATTAAAGGCTGA
- the LOC141776890 gene encoding nucleolin-like isoform X1, translating into MAKTEATRRSKRQSKVVTSEVVEEEDNVKTEGQTETVSPSEPIVGTSEDAPKEDQDEQDSQMDPVIEVKGSTTTVTVSWDDKNKEGEVDDAEKRTDASDQMMDSEEPTQIISSADAVGSTEDAPSESAETKKELEMQESGESPMETVAGSTATVTETLEKNDEGESGDVKKETNGGEQKIVEKKPVKGKRKAPSTVETPPSKKTKLINDGFCLYVGNLNNSKTFDEVKDSLANYFMAQSLLVQNIRLDRSKKHAYVDVASEMDLTKGLTLNGEMMHDKPLKIAKAKVKSEVKVKVKDPVEDKKAKDERCLFLKNVPYEATKEDIQKIFPEAVGVRFPGGTESPKKGIAFVEFKKKAFAKKELQRKQGVEIQGRILIVDFVGETNKATNTKASSNNTLFVSNLPFAMKEKTLMKHFQKAVSISVPKHQGQSRGFAFVEFAAAADAEKALQASKNKIIFKRAVKVQFCKMGAKSVVTKVSKTLIVMGLAEKTTAETLKSAFEGAVRARVTVDRETGDPKGFGFVDFESEDKCKAVKEAMEDCEIDGNKVTVAFAKPEGIKDPESPAKPPVAPGGPPAAQGAGKGGRKGKSGKRKRRGKGRGAGTPQDAVKEVEIKG; encoded by the exons ATGGCAAAGACAGAA GCTACAAGACGTAGTAAAAGACAAAGCAAAGTTGTCACCAGTGAAGTTGTAGAAGAAGAGGACAACGTTAAAACTG AAGGACAGACTGAGACTGTGTCTCCAAGTGAACCAATAGTGGGAACATCAGAGGATGCTCCGAAGGAGGACCAAGATGAACAAG ATTCTCAGATGGACCCTGTCATTGAAGTAAAAGGAAGTACGACAACTGTGACTGTATCATGGGATGACAAGAACAAGGAAGGAGAAGTTGATGATGCAGAGAAGAGAACTGATGCAAGTGATCAGATGATGGATAGTG AAGAACCGACTCAGATCATCTCCTCAGCTGATGCAGTCGGCTCCACAGAGGACGCTCCCAGTGAGAGTGCAGAGACAAAGAAGGAGCTAGAGATGCAAGAATCTGGAG AATCTCCGATGGAGACTGTCGCTGGAAGTACAGCCACAGTAACTGAAACCCTGGAGAAGAACGATGAGGGAGAGAGCGGTGATGTTAAAAAGGAAACCAACGGAGGCGAACAAAAGATTGTTGAAAAGAAACCAG TGAAAGGGAAACGGAAGGCGCCCTCTACTGTTGAGACCCCCCCGTCAAAGAAAACTAAGCTCATCAACGATG GATTTTGTCTTTATGTTGGCAACCTGAACAACTCCAAAACATTTGATGAAGTCAAGGATTCATTGGCAAATTACTTCATGGCACAAAGTCTCCTGGTTCAAAACATCCGATTAGACCGGTCCAA AAAACATGCATATGTAGATGTGGCCTCAGAGATGGACCTGACCAAAGGCTTGACGTTAAATGGAGAAATGATGCATGATAAGCCACTGAAGATCGCCAAAGCAAAGGTCAAAAGTGAGGTCAAGGTGAAGGTGAAAGATCCAGTGGAAGACAAAAAAG CCAAAGATGAAAGATGTTTGTTTCTGAAGAACGTCCCGTACGAAGCAACAAAAGAAGACATTCAGAAAATCTTCCCCGAGGCCGTCGGCGTCAGGTTTCCTGGTGGAACTGAAAGCCCGAAGAAAGG CATTGCCTTTgtggagtttaaaaaaaaagcttttgctAAAAAAGAACTGCAGCGAAAACAAGGAGTCGAGATCCAAGGCCGGATTTTGATTGTCGACTTCGTCGGAGAAACTAACAAAGCTACCAACACAAAAG CTTCTTCAAATAACACCTTATTTGTGAGCAATTTGCCTTTTGCTATGAAAGAAAAAACCCTCATGAAACACTTTCAGAAAGCCGTTAGTATCAGCGTACCTAAACACCAAGGCCAATCAAGAGG GTTTGCATTTGTTGAGTTTGCAGCTGCGGCAGATGCTGAAAAGGCCTTGCAGGCATCCAAAAACAAGATCATCTTCAAAAGGGCGGTCAAAGTACAGTTCTGCAAAATGGGAGCAAAATCAGTGGTGACAAAAG TTTCAAAAACACTGATCGTGATGGGCCTCGCCGAGAAGACGACGGCAGAGACTCTTAAAAGTGCGTTTGAAGGGGCTGTCAGAGCGAGAGTCACTGTAGATAGAGAGACAGGAGATCCAAAAGG GTTTGGTTTTGTGGACTTTGAGAGTGAAGACAAGTGCAAAGCTGTCAAAGAAGCCATGGAGGACTGTGAGATAGACGGCAACAAAGTGACTGTGGCTTTTGCAAAACCAGAGGGCATAAAAGATCCAGAAAGCCCCGCCAAGCCACCTGTAGCACCCGGTGGACCGCCTGCCGCTCAGGGGGCTGGCAAAGGAGGGCGTAAGGGCAAAAGTGGAAAACGCAAAAGAAGAG GTAAAGGACGTGGAGCTGGCACGCCACAGGATGCTGTTAAGGAAGTGGAAATTAAAGGCTGA